The following are encoded together in the Desulfomicrobium apsheronum genome:
- a CDS encoding ABC transporter ATP-binding protein gives MNASSSVVLSNVHLTLTAGSGPVNILSGVNLRVAQGETLAVVGPSGSGKTTMLMLMAGLERPTLGQVQVAGVDLTALTEDALSRFRREHLGIVFQAFHLIPTMTALENAALPLEFAHHPQARGRALEALEQVGLGHRGSHYPSQLSGGEQQRVALARAFAARPRIILADEPTGNLDEETGAKVMELLFTLQAEENATLVLVTHDRSLAERCDRVATMHSGRMEA, from the coding sequence ATGAATGCTTCCTCTTCTGTTGTGCTCTCAAACGTTCATTTGACGCTAACCGCCGGCTCGGGGCCGGTCAACATATTGAGCGGGGTCAATCTGCGGGTCGCCCAGGGCGAGACCCTGGCCGTGGTCGGCCCTTCCGGTTCCGGCAAGACGACCATGCTCATGCTCATGGCCGGGCTGGAGCGGCCGACCCTGGGCCAGGTGCAGGTGGCCGGGGTGGACCTGACCGCCCTGACCGAGGACGCGCTGTCACGCTTCAGGCGCGAGCATCTGGGCATCGTCTTTCAGGCCTTTCATCTCATCCCGACCATGACGGCCCTTGAAAACGCGGCCCTGCCACTGGAATTCGCCCATCATCCACAGGCTCGCGGCCGGGCTCTGGAGGCGCTGGAGCAGGTCGGACTCGGGCATCGCGGGAGCCATTATCCCTCGCAACTTTCCGGCGGCGAGCAACAGCGAGTGGCCCTGGCCCGCGCCTTTGCCGCGCGGCCTCGGATCATCCTGGCCGACGAGCCCACGGGCAACCTGGACGAGGAGACCGGGGCGAAGGTCATGGAACTGCTCTTTACCCTACAGGCCGAAGAGAACGCGACCCTGGTCCTGGTCACTCATGACCGCTCCCTGGCCGAACGCTGCGACCGGGTGGCCACCATGCACTCCGGACGCATGGAGGCGTGA
- a CDS encoding ABC transporter permease, with protein sequence MGIKDLQLSLTLCRRELRGGLRGFGVFLGCLFLGVLAISAVGSLGRAFEAGLAGDAKAILGGDVSVSLTSRSLSEDEAAYLGSFGEMSRILSTRTMARADAQGVAAKSVLVEFKGVDALYPLYGRMELEGGNEVQDLFAVRDGLPGAVADRGLLTRLQVAVGDEIRVGDVRFALRGIIEREPDRVVEFFSLGPRLMVSADVFAQTGLTQPGSLFRAEYLLRLDGGDAEQMVARIRADHPDSGWRVRDYIHAAPRIRTVLERLSVDLTLIGLGALLVGGLGIAGGVRGYLGGRLNHMAAMKCMGGSSRVLFISYLAQVLFLGFVGACAGMLAGSVVPWLAGRFFSDVLPIQVRAGIYFAPLIQAALFGLVTTLAFSMPPLFRAVMVRPSGIFRGYISADMARIPRAAILPTAAAFVLLALMVFWFAGNNKLAAWFVGGTIMAFVLFKGLARIIRWLAARAPRLPWPSARIGVANIHRPGSPGVSLVFALGFGLTALVAVVMVNSSLTRALTAELAEEAPDFFFMDIRPDQVERFRALANDTPGLSRLDLRPMIRGRIVRIGDTPVENATVAEEVAWAVRGDRGLSYSEDFPRGSTLLRGQWWESGYAGPPLISLTSDLAQGFGVDLGDTLTVNVLGRNLTGTITSIREVDWRTLAMQFAIIFSPNTLDTAPQTWLGAAYGVDDTESLYARATEAFPEVAVITIREVLDNAALILTRTVRIFQVMAGVALLVGFLVLAGAFSADQHRRIYDSVIYKVCGATRRDILAILVAEFSLAGLFTGLGSLALGTITAWGVVQGLLRMQFRPDLTMGLLTVLAGVGVSLFMGLLGTWRVLGRKAAPFLRNE encoded by the coding sequence ATGGGTATCAAAGATTTGCAATTGTCCCTGACGCTGTGCCGCCGTGAGCTGCGGGGCGGCCTGCGCGGTTTTGGCGTCTTTCTGGGCTGCCTGTTTCTGGGGGTTCTGGCCATCAGCGCCGTGGGTTCCCTGGGGCGCGCCTTCGAAGCCGGACTGGCCGGTGACGCCAAGGCCATCCTCGGTGGGGACGTGAGCGTGAGCCTCACCTCACGCAGCTTGAGCGAGGACGAAGCGGCATATCTCGGCAGTTTCGGCGAAATGAGCCGGATCCTTTCCACGCGCACCATGGCCCGCGCCGACGCGCAGGGAGTGGCCGCAAAATCCGTGCTGGTCGAGTTCAAGGGCGTGGACGCGCTCTATCCCCTGTACGGTCGCATGGAACTGGAAGGCGGCAATGAGGTGCAGGATCTGTTCGCCGTCAGGGACGGTCTGCCCGGAGCCGTTGCCGACCGGGGACTTCTCACCAGGCTTCAGGTTGCGGTGGGGGATGAGATCCGTGTCGGCGACGTGCGCTTCGCCCTGCGCGGGATCATCGAGCGCGAGCCGGACCGCGTGGTCGAATTCTTCAGCCTCGGGCCCCGGCTCATGGTCTCTGCCGACGTCTTCGCGCAGACCGGCCTGACCCAGCCGGGCAGCCTGTTCCGCGCCGAGTATCTGCTCCGTCTTGATGGCGGGGACGCCGAACAGATGGTAGCCCGGATCCGCGCCGACCACCCCGATTCGGGTTGGCGGGTGCGCGACTACATTCACGCTGCACCGCGCATCCGCACCGTACTGGAGCGCCTGAGCGTGGATCTGACCCTCATCGGCCTGGGCGCGCTTCTGGTCGGGGGCCTGGGCATCGCCGGGGGCGTGCGCGGATATCTTGGCGGACGGCTCAACCACATGGCCGCCATGAAGTGCATGGGCGGTTCGAGCAGGGTGCTGTTCATCTCGTATCTGGCGCAGGTCCTGTTCCTGGGTTTTGTCGGAGCCTGCGCCGGGATGCTGGCCGGGAGTGTTGTGCCCTGGCTGGCGGGGCGATTCTTTTCCGACGTCCTGCCCATTCAGGTCCGCGCCGGCATTTATTTCGCCCCCCTGATCCAGGCCGCTCTCTTCGGGCTGGTCACGACCCTGGCCTTCTCCATGCCGCCCCTCTTTCGCGCGGTCATGGTGCGCCCTTCGGGGATTTTCCGGGGCTACATCTCGGCCGACATGGCGCGCATCCCGCGCGCTGCGATCCTGCCCACGGCCGCCGCCTTTGTCCTGCTGGCGCTGATGGTCTTCTGGTTCGCGGGCAACAACAAGCTCGCGGCATGGTTCGTGGGCGGCACCATCATGGCCTTCGTGCTCTTCAAGGGGCTGGCCCGGATCATTCGCTGGCTGGCGGCCAGGGCGCCGCGATTGCCCTGGCCCAGCGCCCGCATCGGCGTGGCCAACATCCATCGCCCGGGCTCGCCGGGCGTGAGCCTGGTCTTTGCCCTGGGTTTTGGACTGACGGCCCTGGTGGCCGTGGTCATGGTCAATTCCAGCCTGACCAGGGCGCTGACCGCCGAATTGGCCGAGGAGGCCCCGGACTTTTTCTTCATGGACATCCGGCCCGATCAGGTCGAGCGGTTTCGCGCCCTGGCCAATGACACCCCCGGCCTGTCGCGGCTGGATCTGCGCCCCATGATCCGGGGGCGCATCGTGCGCATCGGCGACACGCCGGTGGAGAACGCCACCGTGGCCGAGGAGGTGGCCTGGGCCGTGCGCGGGGACCGCGGCCTCTCCTACAGCGAGGACTTTCCGCGCGGCAGCACCCTCCTGCGGGGCCAGTGGTGGGAGAGCGGGTATGCCGGTCCGCCGCTCATTTCTTTGACTTCCGACCTGGCCCAGGGGTTCGGGGTGGATCTTGGTGACACGCTGACCGTCAATGTGCTGGGCCGAAACCTGACCGGGACCATCACCAGCATCCGCGAGGTCGACTGGCGGACCCTGGCCATGCAGTTCGCCATCATCTTTTCTCCGAACACCCTCGACACCGCTCCGCAGACCTGGCTCGGGGCGGCCTACGGCGTGGACGACACGGAATCCCTGTACGCCCGTGCCACGGAAGCCTTTCCGGAGGTGGCCGTGATCACCATCCGCGAGGTGCTCGACAACGCGGCGCTGATCTTGACCCGCACGGTGCGCATCTTCCAGGTCATGGCCGGAGTGGCGCTCCTGGTCGGGTTTCTGGTCCTGGCCGGAGCCTTCTCTGCGGACCAGCACCGCCGCATTTACGACAGCGTCATCTACAAGGTCTGTGGGGCAACACGGCGCGACATCCTGGCCATCCTCGTGGCCGAGTTCTCCCTGGCCGGATTGTTCACGGGCCTTGGCAGCCTTGCGCTGGGCACGATCACGGCCTGGGGCGTGGTCCAGGGCCTGCTGCGCATGCAGTTCCGGCCGGACCTCACCATGGGCCTTTTGACCGTACTGGCCGGTGTCGGGGTGTCGTTGTTCATGGGTCTGCTTGGTACCTGGCGCGTTCTGGGCCGCAAGGCGGCTCCGTTTTTGCGCAACGAATGA